A genomic segment from Capra hircus breed San Clemente chromosome 7, ASM170441v1, whole genome shotgun sequence encodes:
- the C7H19orf67 gene encoding UPF0575 protein C19orf67 homolog, translating into MATEQWFVGPLPAGSGETPPLDDLESGAQPCEDPSWSPPPGGPGNPPEAEPENGVQGQLPQASTSTPSPERLAPGPRPTPPRLPLDTMFSPITEQLCYLLKKADDFQSYLLYSRDRVQKEQLAKAMPTFLRMCEPYFLYLEAAARSVPPVYGALQELIRKGLLEISQQLTLRLEQLVLMYASFGFVNLEETDPLSISCFFCGRFSISPSHEVSIFRYCAPAAYTASHFPRYLYKKMRWNLETTPEPSSREQDSHVDYYFLCYRDTWEDTGKSPANSCPQIQKLWSIGRWVPLGPAEDDLYSWILCPQPPGDYQQLLTIGFEEPSHMLATDLLVQILTGQAGMARPPSAAGPAAWAAQES; encoded by the exons ATGGCCACCGAACAGTGGTTTGTGGGGCCGCTCCCCGCGGGCTCTGGGGAAACGCCGCCCCTGGACGACTTGGAATCTGGGGCACAGCCCTGCGAAGACCCCTCGTGGTCGCCTCCTCCTGGCGGACCTGGGAACCCACCCGAGGCGGAGCCCGAGAACGGTGTTCAGGGACAGCTGCCCCAGGCCTCCACCTCTACGCCTTCCCCGGAGCGTCTGGCCCCAGGCCCCCGGCCCACCCCTCCTCGCCTGCCATTGGACACCATGTTCAGCCCCATCACCGAGCAGCTCTGCTACCTGCTTAAGAAGGCAGATGATTTCCAGAGCTACTTGCTCTACAG CAGGGACCGAGTGCAGAAGGAACAGTTGGCAAAGGCCATGCCCACCTTCTTGCGGATGTGTGAGCCCTACTTCCTGTACCTGGAGGCAGCTGCTCGGAGCGTGCCCCCTGTCTATGGAGCCCTGCAGGAGCTGATCCgaaagggg CTACTGGAGATCTCCCAACAACTCACTCTTCGCCTGGAACAGCTGGTCCTAATGTATGCCTCATTTGGGTTCGTGAACTTGGAGGAGACTGACCCCCTAAG CATCTCCTGTTTCTTCTGTGGGAGGTTctccatcagtccttcccatgaagtGTCCATCTTCAGATACTGTGCCCCTGCCGCCTACACCGCCAGCCACTTCCCCCGATACCTCTATAAGAAGATGCGCTGGAACCTGGAAACCACCCCAGAGCCCAGCAGCCGGGAGCAAGATTCCCATGTGGATTA ctACTTCCTATGCTATAGAGATACATGGGAAGACACAGGCAAGAGTCCGGCCAATTCCTGCCCCCAGATTCAGAAGCTGTGGTCCATCGGCCGATGGGTGCCCCTAGGACCAGCCGAGGATGACCTTTATTCATG GATTTTGTGCCCGCAGCCGCCTGGGGACTACCAGCAGCTGCTGACCATCGGCTTCGAGGAGCCGTCGCACATGCTGGCCACCGACCTGCTGGTGCAGATCCTCACGGGCCAGGCAGGCATGGCTCGGCCCCCGAGCGCCGCCGGGCCCGCGGCGTGGGCCGCGCAGGAGTCTTGA
- the PALM3 gene encoding paralemmin-3 isoform X1 — MALQSHVWSLATPTPMAESSLYRQRLEVIAEKRRLQEEIRAARRELEEEKLRVERLKRKSLRERWLMDGAAEEPERPQDPTSQDPQSPEDQAQARIRNLEDSLFTLQSQLQLLQSASTGAQHKPSGRPTWRRQGHRPLSQPNVESGPAGQTDLNKRASLPAGPVGAYPESPSEPRTEAAGVPAAPRRVPGAAGTSSEANGPCPGSSPPLEQEPSQGVVAPEGTVNEARGGGMVKVVWEGLRPMEDCAIGATGLELEAKVEEMVLEAIGDRQEASRPELPSWVKEDRAIVEVVWEGVGGTEGSDLEPMVEAGRAPEAVQTRSLGLREESGGAAPGEGAPRSSPDGDGQGVFGEEGSFIWVEKVTLSEEWEELEVEGLEGPKSLGREEKDESPLQVEGRGEEETREAERRRVEGPEGAEKRGSEGKAGTESEGAETSLALERKGSPDSMEPERCEVRVETEIGGGDEPLSAERREVEGPLGAERGRDEKPLGVEQKGGEEKLEAVQETLAAERKEGEESLVAERIGGEKPLEEKEKGDEQSQRVERMGNEEPSEAEKTGDEKPQKVEGTGGEEPLEAEKTRDEKSQKVERTGGEEPSEIEKNEDEDSLKAERMGGEEPLQTEKTLRVKEEQRESEEKKECQAEDVSEAGAPPEAKEAPRPEDEGQQPQEKEEGSPEAEVEAVKPQAPAEGQHPTGDATALLAETSAQDQPAECQPLLQMEGPRANPRARPVPTYAPARQPEPSAPPEGEEASGPKQKTCQCCVVM, encoded by the exons ATGGCCCTGCAGAGCCATGTGTGGTCTCTGGCCACACCCAC GCCCATGGCGGAGAGCTCCCTCTATCGGCAGCGCCTAGAGGTCATCGCG GAGAAGCGGCGGCTACAAGAGGAGATACGCGCGGCGCGCCGAGAGCTAGAGGAAGAGAAACTCCGCGTGGAGCGGCTCAAG aggaagtCTCTCCGGGAACGCTGGCTAATGGACGGGGCAGCTGAGGAGCCAGAGCGGCCCCAGGACCCCACCTCACAGGACCCCCAATCACCTGAAGACCAAGCTCAGGCCCGCATCCGGAACCTGGAAGACAGCTTGTTCAC ACTCCAGTCCCAGCTGCAGCTGCTGCAGAGTGCGTCCACAGGTGCCCAGCACAAGCCCTCAGGCAGGCCCACCTGGCGACGACAG GGTCACCGTCCTCTCTCCCAGCCCAACGTGGAGTCAGGTCCTGCAG GCCAGACCGATCTAAACAAGAGAGCCTCCTTACCAGCCGGACCGGTGGGCGCATACCCGGAGTCCCCCTCCGAGCCCAGAACTGAGGCTGCCGGGGTTCCAGCAGCCCCGAGGCGGGTCCCTGGGGCAGCAGGGACCTCCTCAGAAGCCAATGGCCCCTGCCCTGGATCCAGCCCCCCTCTGGAGCAGGAGCCGAGTCAGGGGGTGGTAGCTCCTGAGGGGACAGTGAATGAGGCCAGAGGGGGAGGCATGGTGAAAGTGGTGTGGGAGGGGTTGAGGCCCATGGAGGACTGTGCCATCGGGGCCACAGGCCTGGAGCTGGAGGCTAAGGTGGAGGAGATGGTGCTGGAGGCCATCGGGGACAGACAGGAAGCCAGCCGTCCAGAGCTCCCCTCGTGGGTCAAGGAGGACAGGGCCATCGTGGAGGTGgtctgggagggggtggggggcacagagGGCAGTGACTTGGAGCCCATGGTGGAGGCAGGCAGGGCCCCAGAGGCCGTGCAGACCAGATCCCTGGGGCTCCGGGAGGAATCGGGGGGAGCAGCTCCTGGAGAAGGTGCCCCCAGGAGCAGCCctgatggtgatgggcagggggtctttggagaggaggggtccttcaTCTGGGTGGAGAAAGTGACCCTCAGTGAGGAATGGGAGGAGCTGGAGGTGGAGGGGTTGGAAGGGCCAAAGTCACTGGGAAGGGAGGAAAAGGATGAGAGTCCATTGCAGGTGGAGGGCAGAGGTGAGGAGGAAACAcgggaggcagagaggaggcgGGTGGAGGGACCTGAAGGCGCAGAGAAGAGAGGCAGTGAGGGGAAGGCAGGCACAGAGTCAGAAGGAGCAGAGACGTCACTGGCGCTAGAGAGGAAAGGAAGCCCGGACTCCATGGAGCCAGAGAGATGTGAGGTACGCGTGGAAACAGAGATCGGAGGAGGTGACGAACCATTGTCGGCCGAAAGAAGAGAAGTTGAGGGACCTCTGGGggcagagaggggaagagatgAGAAGCCACTGGGAGTAGAGCAGAAAGGAGGTGAGGAAAAGCTAGAGGCAGTCCAAGAAACATTGgcagcagagagaaaagaaggggagGAGTCACTGGTGGCAGAAAGAATAGGAGGTGAGAAGCCattggaggaaaaggaaaaaggagatgaGCAATCACAGAGGGTAGAGAGAATGGGAAATGAGGAGCCCTCggaggcagagaaaacaggagaTGAGAAACCACAGAAGGTAGAGGGAACGGGAGGTGAAGAGCCACTGGAAGCAGAGAAGACAAGAGATGAGAAATCACAGAAGGTAGAGAGAACCGGAGGTGAGGAGCCATCGGAGATAGAGAAAAATGAAGACGAGGACTCACTGAAGGCAGAGAGGATGGGAGGTGAAGAGCCGTTGCAGACAGAGAAGACTCTTAGGGTCAAGGAAGAGCAGAGAGagtcagaagaaaaaaaggaatgccAGGCAGAGGACGTGAGTGAGGCAGGGGCTCCCCCAGAAGCCAAGGAGGCGCCAAGGCCGGAGGATGAAGGACAGCAGCcccaggagaaggaggaaggctcCCCAGAAGcagaagtggaagcagtgaaGCCCCAAGCTCCTGCTGAGGGCCAGCACCCCACTGGAGACGCCACCGCACTCCTGGCAGAGACGTCAGCTCAGGATCAGCCCGCTGAGTGCCAGCCACTGCTGCAGATGGAGGGGCCCAGGGCCAACCCCAGGGCCCGCCCTGTGCCCACCTACGCGCCTGCCCGGCAGCCAGAGCCATCTGCCCCTCCAGAAGGTGAAGAGGCAAGCGGCCCTAAGCAGAAGACGTGCCAGTGTTGTGTGGTCATGTGA
- the MISP3 gene encoding uncharacterized protein MISP3, which translates to METPIEREIRRSCEREESLRRSRGLSPGRAGSELVELRVRPVLSLPGPSPALPRALERARAGAQMQRDIEREAYRQAALARPEVPKQSARPPPQPLGELKRFFEAVGGCSSSPAAEGSADTQRLPEPGGRLHSVVQGRCPVLSRAPPPIAPSLLEQEVREVNERERELQRQRLSLYGTAEFKEPAPSLTVSRGDGKLAVIWPPRRKASENGLEQEEP; encoded by the exons ATGGAGACGCCCATCGAGCGCGAAATTCGCCGTAGCTGCGAACGCGAGGAAAGCTTGCGCCGGAGCCGGGGCCTGAGCCCAGGTCGCGCGGGCAGTGAACTCGTTGAACTGCGCGTGCGGCCGGTGCTCAGTCTGCCGGGCCCCAGCCCCGCGCTCCCGCGCGCGTTGGAGCGCGCTCGGGCGGGCGCGCAGATGCAGCGAGACATCGAGCGGGAGGCCTATCGGCAGGCGGCGCTGGCGCGCCCCGAAGTCCCGAAGCAGAGCGCCCGGCCGCCGCCGCAGCCCCTGGGCGAGCTCAAGCGCTTTTTCGAGGCTGTTGGCGGGTGCTCCTCCTCACCCGCGGCGGAGGGCAGCGCAGACACGCAGCGGCTGCCCGAGCCCGGAGGCCGGCTGCATTCAGTCGTACAGGGCCGGTGTCCGGTGCTGTCTCGCGCCCCGCCGCCCATCGCGCCGTCGCTGCTGGAGCAGGAGGTGCGCGAGGTGAATGAGCGCGAGCGGGAGCTGCAGCGCCAGCGGCTGAGCCTCTACGGCACCGCCGAGTTCAAGGAGCCCGCGCCCAGCCTAACGG TGAGCAGGGGCGACGGAAAGCTGGCGGTGATCTGGCCTCCTCGCAGAAAGGCTTCGGAGAACGGTCTGGAACAG GAGGAGCCTTGA
- the SAMD1 gene encoding atherin: MAGPPALPPPETAAAATTAAAASSSAASPHYQEWILDTIDSLRSRKARPDLERICRMVRRRHGPEPERTRAELEKLIQQRAVLRVSYKGSISYRNAARVQPPRRGATPPAPPRAPRGGPAAAAAPPPTPAPPPPPAPVAAAAAPARAPRAAAAAAATAPPSPGPAQPGPRAQRAAPLAAPPPAPAAPPAVAPPAGPRRAPPPAVAAREPPLPPAPQPQQQPPPPPPQPQQPPEGGAARAGGPARPVSLREVVRYLGGSGGAGGRLTRGRVQGLLEEEAAARGRLERTRLGALALPRGDRPGRAPPAASARASRSKRGGEERVLEKEEEDEDDEDEDDEDEVSEGSEVPEGDRPAGAQHHQLNGERGPQSAKERVKEWTPCGPHQGQDEGRGPAPGSGTRQVFSMAAMNKEGGSASAATGPDSPSPVPLPPGKPALPGADGTPFGCPSGRKEKPADPVEWTVTDVVEYFTEAGFPEQATAFQEQEIDGKSLLLMQRTDVLTGLSIRLGPALKIYEHHIKVLQQGHFEEDDPDGFLG, translated from the exons ATGGCGGGGCCCCCGGCCCTACCCCCGCCGGAGACGGCGGCGGCCGCCACCACGGCGGCCGCTGCCTCGTCGTCCGCCGCTTCCCCGCACTACCAAGAGTGGATCCTGGACACCATCGACTCGCTGCGCTCGCGCAAGGCGCGGCCGGACCTGGAGCGCATCTGCCGGATGGTGCGGCGGCGGCACGGCCCGGAGCCGGAGCGCACGCGCGCCGAGCTAGAGAAACTGATCCAGCAACGCGCCGTGCTCCGGGTCAGCTACAAGGGGAGCATCTCGTACCGCAACGCGGCGCGCGTCCAGCCGCCCCGGCGCGGAGCCACCCCGCCGGCCCCGCCGCGCGCCCCCCGCGGGGgccccgctgccgccgccgcgcCGCCGCCCACGCCCGCCCCGCCGCCACCGCCCGCGcccgtcgccgccgccgccgccccggccCGGGCGCCCCGCGCGGCCGCCGCTGCTGCCGCCACAGCGCCCCCCTCGCCCGGCCCCGCGCAACCGGGCCCCCGCGCGCAGCGGGCCGCGCCCCTGGccgcgccgccgcccgcgcccgccgCTCCTCCGGCAGTGGCGCCCCCGGCCGGCCCGCGCCGCGCCCCCCCGCCCGCCGTCGCCGCCCGggagccgccgctgccgccggcgccacagccacagcagcagccgccgccgccgccgccgcagccacAGCAGCCGCCGGAGGGGGGCGCGGCGCGGGCCGGCGGCCCGGCTCGGCCCGTGAGCCTGCGGGAAGTCGTGCGCTACCTCGGGGGTAGCGGCGGCGCCGGCGGCCGCCTGACCCGCGGCCGCGTGCAGGGTTTGCtagaggaggaggcggcggctcGGGGCCGCCTGGAGCGCACTCGTCTCGGAGCGCTCGCGCTGCCCCGCGGGGACAGGCCCGGGCGGGCGCCCCCGGCCGCCAGCGCCCGCGCGTCGCGGAGCAAG AGGGGTGGAGAAGAGCGAGTGcttgagaaggaagaggaggatgaaGACGACGAAGATGAAGATGATGAAGATGAAGTGTCTGAGGGCTCCGAAGTGCCCGAGGGAGACCGTCCTGCAGGTGCCCAACACCACCAACTTAATGGCGAGCGCGGCCCTCAGAGTGCCAAGGAGAGAGTCAAGGAGTGGACGCCCTGTGGACCCCACCAGGGCCAGGATGAAGGACGCGGGCCAGCGCCAGGCAGTGGCACCCGTCAAGTGTTCTCGATGGCCGCCATGAATAAGGAAGGGGGATCAG CCTCTGCTGCCACTGGGCCAGACTCCCCATCCCCCGTGCCTTTGCCCCCAGGAAAACCAGCCCTACCTGGGGCTGATGGGACCCCTTTTGGCTGTCC TTCGGGGCGCAAGGAGAAGCCGGCTGATCCTGTGGAGTGGACAGTGACGGATGTGGTAGAGTACTTCACCGAGGCTGGCTTCCCGGAGCAGGCCACAGCTTTCCAAGAACAG GAAATCGATGGCAAGTCTTTGCTGCTCATGCAACGCACAGACGTGCTGACAGGCCTGTCCATCCGCCTCGGCCCAGCCCTGAAAATCTACGAGCACCACATCAAGGTGCTGCAACAAGGCCACTTTGAGGAGGACGACCCTGACGGCTTTCTAGGCTGA
- the PALM3 gene encoding paralemmin-3 isoform X2 yields the protein MDGAAEEPERPQDPTSQDPQSPEDQAQARIRNLEDSLFTLQSQLQLLQSASTGAQHKPSGRPTWRRQGHRPLSQPNVESGPAGQTDLNKRASLPAGPVGAYPESPSEPRTEAAGVPAAPRRVPGAAGTSSEANGPCPGSSPPLEQEPSQGVVAPEGTVNEARGGGMVKVVWEGLRPMEDCAIGATGLELEAKVEEMVLEAIGDRQEASRPELPSWVKEDRAIVEVVWEGVGGTEGSDLEPMVEAGRAPEAVQTRSLGLREESGGAAPGEGAPRSSPDGDGQGVFGEEGSFIWVEKVTLSEEWEELEVEGLEGPKSLGREEKDESPLQVEGRGEEETREAERRRVEGPEGAEKRGSEGKAGTESEGAETSLALERKGSPDSMEPERCEVRVETEIGGGDEPLSAERREVEGPLGAERGRDEKPLGVEQKGGEEKLEAVQETLAAERKEGEESLVAERIGGEKPLEEKEKGDEQSQRVERMGNEEPSEAEKTGDEKPQKVEGTGGEEPLEAEKTRDEKSQKVERTGGEEPSEIEKNEDEDSLKAERMGGEEPLQTEKTLRVKEEQRESEEKKECQAEDVSEAGAPPEAKEAPRPEDEGQQPQEKEEGSPEAEVEAVKPQAPAEGQHPTGDATALLAETSAQDQPAECQPLLQMEGPRANPRARPVPTYAPARQPEPSAPPEGEEASGPKQKTCQCCVVM from the exons ATGGACGGGGCAGCTGAGGAGCCAGAGCGGCCCCAGGACCCCACCTCACAGGACCCCCAATCACCTGAAGACCAAGCTCAGGCCCGCATCCGGAACCTGGAAGACAGCTTGTTCAC ACTCCAGTCCCAGCTGCAGCTGCTGCAGAGTGCGTCCACAGGTGCCCAGCACAAGCCCTCAGGCAGGCCCACCTGGCGACGACAG GGTCACCGTCCTCTCTCCCAGCCCAACGTGGAGTCAGGTCCTGCAG GCCAGACCGATCTAAACAAGAGAGCCTCCTTACCAGCCGGACCGGTGGGCGCATACCCGGAGTCCCCCTCCGAGCCCAGAACTGAGGCTGCCGGGGTTCCAGCAGCCCCGAGGCGGGTCCCTGGGGCAGCAGGGACCTCCTCAGAAGCCAATGGCCCCTGCCCTGGATCCAGCCCCCCTCTGGAGCAGGAGCCGAGTCAGGGGGTGGTAGCTCCTGAGGGGACAGTGAATGAGGCCAGAGGGGGAGGCATGGTGAAAGTGGTGTGGGAGGGGTTGAGGCCCATGGAGGACTGTGCCATCGGGGCCACAGGCCTGGAGCTGGAGGCTAAGGTGGAGGAGATGGTGCTGGAGGCCATCGGGGACAGACAGGAAGCCAGCCGTCCAGAGCTCCCCTCGTGGGTCAAGGAGGACAGGGCCATCGTGGAGGTGgtctgggagggggtggggggcacagagGGCAGTGACTTGGAGCCCATGGTGGAGGCAGGCAGGGCCCCAGAGGCCGTGCAGACCAGATCCCTGGGGCTCCGGGAGGAATCGGGGGGAGCAGCTCCTGGAGAAGGTGCCCCCAGGAGCAGCCctgatggtgatgggcagggggtctttggagaggaggggtccttcaTCTGGGTGGAGAAAGTGACCCTCAGTGAGGAATGGGAGGAGCTGGAGGTGGAGGGGTTGGAAGGGCCAAAGTCACTGGGAAGGGAGGAAAAGGATGAGAGTCCATTGCAGGTGGAGGGCAGAGGTGAGGAGGAAACAcgggaggcagagaggaggcgGGTGGAGGGACCTGAAGGCGCAGAGAAGAGAGGCAGTGAGGGGAAGGCAGGCACAGAGTCAGAAGGAGCAGAGACGTCACTGGCGCTAGAGAGGAAAGGAAGCCCGGACTCCATGGAGCCAGAGAGATGTGAGGTACGCGTGGAAACAGAGATCGGAGGAGGTGACGAACCATTGTCGGCCGAAAGAAGAGAAGTTGAGGGACCTCTGGGggcagagaggggaagagatgAGAAGCCACTGGGAGTAGAGCAGAAAGGAGGTGAGGAAAAGCTAGAGGCAGTCCAAGAAACATTGgcagcagagagaaaagaaggggagGAGTCACTGGTGGCAGAAAGAATAGGAGGTGAGAAGCCattggaggaaaaggaaaaaggagatgaGCAATCACAGAGGGTAGAGAGAATGGGAAATGAGGAGCCCTCggaggcagagaaaacaggagaTGAGAAACCACAGAAGGTAGAGGGAACGGGAGGTGAAGAGCCACTGGAAGCAGAGAAGACAAGAGATGAGAAATCACAGAAGGTAGAGAGAACCGGAGGTGAGGAGCCATCGGAGATAGAGAAAAATGAAGACGAGGACTCACTGAAGGCAGAGAGGATGGGAGGTGAAGAGCCGTTGCAGACAGAGAAGACTCTTAGGGTCAAGGAAGAGCAGAGAGagtcagaagaaaaaaaggaatgccAGGCAGAGGACGTGAGTGAGGCAGGGGCTCCCCCAGAAGCCAAGGAGGCGCCAAGGCCGGAGGATGAAGGACAGCAGCcccaggagaaggaggaaggctcCCCAGAAGcagaagtggaagcagtgaaGCCCCAAGCTCCTGCTGAGGGCCAGCACCCCACTGGAGACGCCACCGCACTCCTGGCAGAGACGTCAGCTCAGGATCAGCCCGCTGAGTGCCAGCCACTGCTGCAGATGGAGGGGCCCAGGGCCAACCCCAGGGCCCGCCCTGTGCCCACCTACGCGCCTGCCCGGCAGCCAGAGCCATCTGCCCCTCCAGAAGGTGAAGAGGCAAGCGGCCCTAAGCAGAAGACGTGCCAGTGTTGTGTGGTCATGTGA